A segment of the Triticum urartu cultivar G1812 chromosome 1, Tu2.1, whole genome shotgun sequence genome:
CTCCCTCCAGCTGTACCCCACTCCCTGCACCCACCGCACGGGCCCGTACCCATGGACCGCCCTCTGGTACCCCACACCCATCATCAGCCCCGTGCAGCGGACCGCGTCCACGGACGACGTCCCGTGCTAATGGCGGCCATTAATCCACATCATATCCAACCTGTTTAAACATTAAATCCCGAGTGGGCCGCGCCATGGTCCCGACATTTACGAGCGTGCCCTCCGAGATATTATCGCTGCCTTGAAGCGTCACAAACAGGTCCACTCGGAAGGTAAAAAAGCGTAATTACCAACCACTTTCAGGGGGCAGAAACTAGAAAGGCCGCGTGAACTGCCCATGAGACCCTATCCACGGCCCATTAACCGCCCCCCTTCCTCCCCCCCGCTCGCCGTCTATTTATTCCCCTCGACGACGCTTCCTCCGTCCTTCCGGTTCGTTTAtttattcccccccccccccttattTATTCCCCTCGACGACGCTTCCTCCGTCCTTCCGGTTTGTTttttttttccccccccccccctttccttctgcGACGACGCATTGCTTTTTCCTCAAGCGGGGACTGGAACAAATTCCCGGAGGATTCCATTCGTGCGCGGGCGGGCGTGATCGCGGGCTTCCATTACGGGCGCGGAATCGGCTGCTGGTCGATCGAGGAGCTCCTTCGATTCGGGGATCGGCTTCTCCGCGGGGATTCGGTTCCCATCTGCTGCTACAAAGGGTGTGCGGGGCGGGCCTCTGGGGTCGTTGCGACTGGAGGAGGCGGGGAGCCATGGGGGCGGGGGTCTCGAGCTTTTTCttcggcgcggcggcggaggctGCGCCGGGTGCTGCGGGCCTGGGCGACCTGCCGGAGCTCTGCGCCGCGCAGGTGCTGCTGCGGCTCGACGCGCCGGAGATCTGCCGCCTCGCGCGCCTCAACCACGCCTTCCGCGGCGCCGCGGGGGCCGACTTCGTGTGGGAGGCCAAGCTGCCGGAGAACTACCGCCACCTCATCGGGTACGTCGAGGGCGGGGGCGAGGAGGGCAGGCGCCGGCGCCGCCGGGCCGGGACCAAGGAGATCTACGCCAGGCTCTCCAGGCCCGTCTCTTTCGACGACGGCACCAAGGTCAGATATTCTTCCACAGGAATATAGGTCCCTTTCCGTGTGATTTTTTTCCAAGCCAAACAGGACCCTCTCATGAGCTTGTCTATGATTTTAACCAGTTAGTCTTGTGCTTGAATCATTGTTATTTTCCGAGTCTGATGTCTTAATCCACATCTGTTTATACTAGCCAAATATTGATATCTTAATCGTTCCAGAGTTAATTAGTGTTAAGGGGAAGAACTATGTACAGTATTTTTTTTTCTTGTACCGTAGCAAATAGTATGTACGTTTTCTTTTCTGAAAAGACGTCTAAAATTGGAGCCTGAATGGCTGATTTAATTATTCTCTGAAATTTAAAACAATTGCAGAACCGAAAACTCTCTTGGTTCCTTTTTATCTGTCTAAAGGGGTTATAACTATTTTTAGTGCTAAATGGCTTATATTTTGTGTGCTTTGTAATTGCAGGAATTTTGGCTAGAGAAGAGCAAAGGTAGGGTTTGTATGGCGCTATCCTCCAAAGCTCTGGTCATAACTGGCATCGATGACAGGAGATATTGGACGCACATGCCGACTACTGAATCAAGGTAAAAATTCCATCTCGCACCTACTACTACTCCGACCACAGTATTTTTTTTCAGTTTGTGTGAGAAAGATGTGATGTTTGAGTTGCAACTTGCAATTAAATGCCGAAACAACATACTTATTGGCgagatttttttttttgaaacgaaAGGGGTTGCCCCCCTGCCCCAACTTTTTATTGAAAAAGCAAATGCAACCAAAGCACACTGTTAACAGCTCTCGGCTCCAGCCAGAAGTAGCCGCAGAAGAATTATTACAGACGATGCAACTAAAAGTCTGAACACCCACAAGACTTATTGGCGAGATTGAGCTGTTCGTTGTTTGTGGTAGAAGATGGGAAATAGCACGTCTACTTTTGCATGCTTCTTCCCCTGAGCACAAGAGGCATTTGAGAATTATGCTCCTGTACATTTAATACATGAAAAATTTGTCCGTTGTTCAGAACATAAACACTATTATAGGAGTAGATGATTAGTTTTATATAAGCTCACTCGCTTGCTGCTCTGGCAGACGCATAAATTCAACATAGAGGAGTGATGACTGCTTTTATCTTATCAGCGCTATCAAAAAGCTAATGTAGACGCAGTCCTTCCAAATGATGGCAGTAGATGTATGTACCTACTCTGTGCCAGTGGAAGATAGTATCAGACTGTGATACCTCGAGCAAATGTTTACATCTGTGCAGTATCTTTCAATGTAATTATATCCTAACACAAATAGGATGCATGATGCCGTGTTCCCTATGCATACGCAATATGCTCATGCAGGTTCCAGTCCGTGGCATACCTTCAGCAAATCTGGTGGTTTGAAGTGGTTGGGGAGCTCGATTTCTGCTTCCCCGTGGGAACCTACAGTTTATACTTCAGGGTTCATCTTGGGAAGTTCAGCAAGCGGTTTGGACGCCGTGTTTGCAGCACCGAGAACGTCCACGGCTGGAACAAGAAGCCGGTGCGCTTCCAGCTCTCCACCTCGGACGGCCAGAATGCATTATCTCAATGCTACCTGGATGAGCCCGGGAGCTGGGTTCTGTACCATGCAGGCGATTTTGTTTCCACGAATCCTGGCCAGGCACTGAAGCTGAAGTTCTCGATGGCGCAGATCGACTGCACGCACACGAAAGGCGGCCTGTGCGTCGACTCGGTGCTTGTGTATCCCAAGGGCTTTCAGCAAGAGAAGGTGGTGACCGGCAAGATCTCGGAGATGCGATCGTCGTCGTAGTTGTAGTGGTGGTGCTTGCACTGCTAGAGTTGTAGAGGAACGCAGCTTGCAGCCCAATCCTATTATCAAGTTGGGCTCTGGTATGCAACGGATGAAACGTCTGTGTAAAGAACTGTAGTCTCAGGGTCTGTGTGGTCAGCTACGTCCGAGAGTGGTTTGTGTGTCGTCCAGTCTTCCCATGGGTAATTTTTTTTCTCTCCCTGGTGCTAAATGAGACTTTGATGCTGCGGATGAAACCGGTTGTGCTGAAATGAGATCAGAGGTTTTGTTTCCATTTTCCTAGTTTGTGTTACTTGTCAGAAACTTCTGTTTTCTTGCTCTGCTGTTATCCTAGTTTCTGTGGTACTACTCTCAATTCTGACTTGATTGTGTTGTTAGACTGGCCATGTTTCTTGGTCCAGTCAGATTTCTGAGCATAACTGCAAAatgctactgctgctaattgCATGACTGATCTATGTACTAAATGTTGTGCCTGTTCCCATTCTAGGACAGGCAGATTGCAAGTGTACATGATTAAGTAAGTATCGCGTGAAGGCAATAATACATGTCGCTGCCGCTCGATCCGCCTGGAAGGTTTCGCCAACCTTTTCAAAATGAATAAATAAGGTCTCGCCAAATTGGCATACATGGATTTGTTCCGGTGTCTACACTATATTCAGCTGTCACATGCCCCTTGCAACTTTAGAGTTAttgattctctctctctctctcttctctctttcATCGTCACCGCCACGATCTTCGTCGTCTGTTCACGGTCATCACCACGACCTTTCATCATTTTTTTATACATGAAAGCATCTCCTTTTCGCTTTTCCCCCCGAGGAATCAACGGTGGGGGGTCGCTTTCCCGGGTTAAGATACGCAGAGCGGCAGAGGCAACCGGTGGAGACGCTAGTTTTCTATCTATCTCATCTCACGGATGcgatcacacacacacaccaatCTCGCATGGTTGACGTGGCTAATTCTTCTCTCTTTCACCCGATTTCTCCATGGAAACATTTGAATATGGCTTGTGCTTTTCATCAGACCTGTGGCCTGGGAGGATGCTGCGCGCATGCGCCCGAGTTGGCGCCGGTGCCCGGGGAAACCGAAGGGATCCCATGACGCGGCTCTGGGCTGGCGCATCGTCTTTCGGCGTGCCCAAGGTTTTGGTTGGATTCGCTGTGGCGCCCGCCCCATCCATTTTCTATGGCCGACCCGACCCTTTGTGCCGGCACCGGCAAACCATCATGAACCTGGCTTCTGCATTCTCGCTTTGTCGTGTCGCCCCGGCAGTGATGCTTGCGCCCGAGCCGTCCGTTGGACCGACCAACCATCGCTCTGTTGCATGCGCTAGTGGTGCTGGTGCTGGTGCAGGTCAGGAGCTTTTGTGCGAGGGGGAGGCGTGCTCGCCGCCAGGAGATCATCGGTTCGTGCGGCGCCCACCGACGTACGCTTTTGACTCCGAACCAACGTCCGCATAGTAGCGATAGGTTGCCAATTTCAGGGTTTAGAATGAATGTACGCTATTCTACTGTCAGAAGTCCAACGCGACGTCAACTGTTTCTTTTTTCTGGTTTTGACAAACCACGGCGCCGCGTCAAAACTGGCATGCCTGGTTTCTGACCGCGATGTACCCACCCGTTTTCCTTGTTGCAGCAACAAGTTTGATCCTTGTTCGCGTGATCCCAATTCTTCTCACGTGTCCATGCATGCCGCTTTTTTTTTTTCTATTACTCTCTGTATAGTTATAGTTTTATTTCGAACTTGGACAAATTAGGAGCAAAACACTACTGATTCCATGCGCATGCCTTGTTTGAACGTAGAAACTATCACGGGGGGAAATATCCTGTGCCACCGAAGTTTTTTTGTCCcttaattaagaagaagaaacCGCATGGGACATGTGGTTAGCAAAATCAAAAAAAAAAtttaattaagaagaagaagaatattTCGCAAAAATAAAGAGAAGAAGAATAGAGTTTACACGAGTTACAACACTCCCCAAGAATACAAAACGGATTACTCTCCCGGTATGATAGATTTCAACTTTTTTGCGCCCGCGGTTATCCAGTGTGCCATCTCCCCTTTGATGGTGCTCAAAGAACTGAGGGCGGTGCACTTTTGCCGCGAAACACACAAGCGTTTCTCTCAATCCAAACAACCCAACAGGTTAACATTACAAGCGAAGCCATGCCACTCCTATTGAGGATGTTGTACTCCGCAAGACTAATCCACCAATCCTTGGTGGAGCTAAGTAGAGGCCAAGACAATGTATCGATGCTATCCAGCTGAAGCCATGCTTTGAGCATTTCCTAGAGTCTAGATGTGAACTGGCACTTGAATAGTAGATGATCGACAG
Coding sequences within it:
- the LOC125510173 gene encoding F-box protein PP2-A13-like is translated as MGAGVSSFFFGAAAEAAPGAAGLGDLPELCAAQVLLRLDAPEICRLARLNHAFRGAAGADFVWEAKLPENYRHLIGYVEGGGEEGRRRRRRAGTKEIYARLSRPVSFDDGTKEFWLEKSKGRVCMALSSKALVITGIDDRRYWTHMPTTESRFQSVAYLQQIWWFEVVGELDFCFPVGTYSLYFRVHLGKFSKRFGRRVCSTENVHGWNKKPVRFQLSTSDGQNALSQCYLDEPGSWVLYHAGDFVSTNPGQALKLKFSMAQIDCTHTKGGLCVDSVLVYPKGFQQEKVVTGKISEMRSSS